Proteins from a genomic interval of Zingiber officinale cultivar Zhangliang chromosome 2A, Zo_v1.1, whole genome shotgun sequence:
- the LOC122040235 gene encoding 40S ribosomal protein S15a-1-like: MVRVSVLNDALKSMYNAEKRGKRQVMIRPSSKVIIKFLLVMQKHGYIGEFEYVDDHRAGKIVVELNGRLNKCGVISPRFDVGVKEIESWTARLLPSRQFGYIVLTTSAGIMDHEEARRKNAGGKVLGFFY, encoded by the exons ATGGTGAGAGTCAGTGTACTGAATGATGCTCTCAAGAGCATGTACAATGCTGAGAAGCGCGGAAAGAGGCAGGTCATGATTAGACCTTCCTCAAAAGTGATAATCAAGTTTCTCCTCGTCATGCAGAAACACG GTTACATTGGTGAGTTTGAGTACGTGGATGACCACCGTGCTGGTAAAATAGTTGTCGAGTTGAATGGCAGGTTGAATAAGTGTGGTGTTATTAGCCCCCGCTTCGACGTGGGTGTCAAAGAGATAGAGTCTTGGACTGCCAGACTGCTTCCATCTCGCCAG TTTGGTTACATTGTGTTAACAACATCGGCGGGAATCATGGATCATGAAGAGGCAAGAAGAAAGAATGCTGGTGGCAAGGTACTCGGCTTCTTCTACTAG
- the LOC122044205 gene encoding probable membrane-associated kinase regulator 4, producing MAEEDFAGYSPRSEDFEFHMTADDDLALLSPADELFYKGKLLPLHLPPRLQMVEQLLANPPSADDAAGDEGTDYLSCNSSVMHSHSNSLPKKSWTKKLLNLKIKAPKSYLRSFFHKSRSSEEDLKTSKSMKRDQNEILADDERVTKSSVSSSAAVATKSLSFSSTANTGGKSTLKRSSSVSSDAENSIQGAIAHCKKSQLEVDSAAARKSAGNVGFYLLSASKIAPDCEQSKKTEMMQFDFCF from the coding sequence ATGGCGGAAGAAGACTTCGCCGGCTATTCTCCTCGGTCGGAGGATTTCGAATTCCACATGACTGCTGATGACGACCTAGCCCTGCTCTCTCCGGCCGATGAACTCTTCTACAAGGGGAAGCTTCTCCCTCTCCACCTCCCCCCGCGCCTGCAAATGGTTGAGCAGCTTCTGGCCAACCCACCCTCCGCCGACGATGCCGCCGGAGACGAAGGAACCGATTATCTCTCCTGCAACTCCAGCGTCATGCATTCTCATTCCAATTCGCTTCCCAAGAAATCATGGACCAAGAAGCTCCTCAACCTCAAGATCAAAGCTCCGAAATCCTACTTGAGGTCCTTTTTCCACAAATCCAGATCCTCCGAAGAGGACTTGAAGACTTCAAAGAGCATGAAACGCGATCAAAATGAGATCTTGGCGGACGACGAGCGAGTGACCAAGTCCTCTGTTTCCTCCTCCGCCGCTGTTGCGACGAAGTCGTTGTCCTTCTCGAGCACCGCCAACACGGGCGGGAAGTCGACACTGAAGAGGAGCAGCAGCGTGAGCTCCGACGCGGAGAACTCGATCCAAGGAGCGATTGCCCACTGCAAGAAGAGTCAGCTGGAAGTTGACTCGGCGGCGGCGAGGAAGAGCGCGGGCAATGTGGGCTTCTACCTCCTCTCCGCTTCCAAGATTGCTCCGGACTGCGAACAGAGCAAGAAAACAGAGATGATGCAGTTTGACTTTTGTTTTTGA